In Vibrio sp. 10N, the following proteins share a genomic window:
- a CDS encoding TRAP transporter large permease, whose product MIGIVMFFVALFALLLGFPVAFTFGGIALIFGVWAEGMEMFAFMPYRIQSIMENTVLMAVPLFVFMGLVLQKTRLAEQLLESMGRLFGGVRGGIAISTVLVGALLAASTGVVGASVVAMGLISLPVMLKYNYDKGLACGTICASGTLGQIIPPSIVLILLGDVLGVPVGDLFQAALWPGFVLVGAYVIYILIFAKLNPESAQPIPRDESISRSEEVKTALKAIIPPLALIVVVLGSIFAGIATPTESAALGGAGAIVLSLLYRQFSWGMLYDASKETVKVTAMVFAILLGATAFSMAFTYTGGDMLVEEWMLELPGEKWGFLIITMLVILILGFFIDFVEICFIIVPMIAPVAELLGINMTWFAILIAMNLQTSFLTPPFGFSLFYLKGVAPNGVTTRDIYRGVMPFIAIQIAVLASILMFPEFYGM is encoded by the coding sequence ATGATCGGTATTGTGATGTTTTTTGTAGCCTTATTCGCGCTACTACTCGGTTTTCCAGTTGCCTTTACCTTTGGCGGCATTGCATTAATTTTTGGTGTTTGGGCAGAAGGCATGGAGATGTTTGCCTTTATGCCATATCGAATTCAATCCATCATGGAGAATACGGTACTGATGGCGGTGCCGCTGTTTGTCTTCATGGGCTTGGTGCTTCAAAAAACACGCTTGGCTGAGCAGCTTTTGGAGTCGATGGGGCGTTTGTTTGGTGGCGTTCGTGGTGGTATTGCGATTTCAACGGTTTTAGTGGGCGCATTGTTAGCGGCATCCACAGGGGTAGTAGGCGCATCGGTAGTGGCGATGGGACTTATCTCTCTACCCGTTATGCTGAAGTACAACTACGACAAAGGGCTTGCCTGCGGCACCATTTGCGCTTCGGGTACACTTGGACAAATTATTCCTCCATCTATCGTACTTATCTTGCTTGGAGATGTATTAGGTGTGCCTGTTGGTGACCTGTTCCAAGCAGCGTTGTGGCCTGGCTTCGTGCTGGTTGGCGCTTATGTCATCTACATTCTTATTTTCGCCAAGCTTAACCCAGAGAGCGCTCAACCCATTCCACGTGATGAATCTATCTCGCGCTCTGAGGAAGTGAAGACGGCACTGAAAGCCATCATTCCACCTTTGGCGTTAATTGTGGTGGTGTTGGGCTCTATCTTTGCTGGTATTGCAACGCCGACCGAATCAGCGGCATTGGGCGGTGCAGGCGCGATTGTGTTGTCACTGCTTTATCGTCAGTTTAGCTGGGGCATGCTCTACGATGCGTCGAAAGAGACGGTCAAAGTTACGGCGATGGTGTTTGCGATATTGCTGGGTGCGACGGCGTTCTCAATGGCGTTCACATACACCGGCGGTGATATGCTGGTGGAAGAGTGGATGCTTGAACTGCCGGGCGAAAAATGGGGCTTCCTGATCATCACGATGCTTGTCATCTTGATCCTTGGCTTCTTTATCGACTTCGTAGAAATCTGTTTCATCATTGTGCCTATGATCGCTCCGGTTGCTGAGCTACTTGGCATCAATATGACCTGGTTCGCCATCTTGATTGCAATGAACTTGCAAACCTCGTTCTTAACTCCGCCATTTGGGTTTAGCTTGTTTTATCTTAAAGGGGTAGCACCAAATGGGGTGACCACTCGAGATATTTATCGAGGGGTGATGCCGTTCATTGCGATTCAAATAGCGGTGCTGGCCTCGATACTCATGTTCCCAGAATTCTATGGAATGTGA
- a CDS encoding response regulator transcription factor has translation MGDLISVVIVDDHQVVLEGFMARLEREPDIHVVATASNGMEAVEVIKQSMPDVVLMDVSMPIMNGIEATEVLKTELPSVRVLMLTMHDNREYIMKVMQAGAVGYMLKEISAEKMVQAIKTVHQGSTYFCESVTQTLFSQDITPTAVKSNPLSRREESVLKLVAQGCSSKKIAQMLNISYRTVETHRQNIKHKLDLHSTAELAKYALEKGLS, from the coding sequence ATGGGCGACCTAATTAGTGTTGTTATTGTCGATGATCATCAAGTGGTGCTCGAAGGTTTTATGGCGCGTTTAGAGCGCGAACCAGACATTCATGTGGTGGCGACTGCCAGCAATGGCATGGAAGCGGTTGAAGTTATCAAACAGTCGATGCCCGATGTGGTGCTGATGGACGTGAGTATGCCGATAATGAATGGCATAGAAGCAACGGAGGTCCTAAAAACTGAGTTGCCGAGCGTTCGGGTGTTAATGCTTACCATGCACGATAATCGTGAATACATTATGAAGGTAATGCAGGCGGGGGCTGTGGGTTACATGCTCAAAGAAATTTCAGCTGAGAAAATGGTGCAAGCGATTAAAACCGTTCATCAAGGGTCGACGTATTTTTGTGAATCCGTCACTCAAACTTTATTCTCGCAAGACATTACCCCAACCGCAGTGAAATCCAACCCTCTTAGCCGCCGTGAAGAGTCAGTGTTAAAGCTGGTGGCACAAGGGTGCAGCAGTAAAAAAATCGCTCAAATGTTGAATATTTCTTATCGAACGGTAGAAACACATCGCCAGAATATTAAGCACAAGTTGGACCTGCATTCGACGGCGGAACTGGCAAAGTATGCGTTAGAGAAGGGGCTCTCTTAG
- a CDS encoding DUF2982 domain-containing protein: MDTLHLSNHHYTWDSPTVKVLAAIGALVCFCFLLLSPSWEHAWLFIAIFTGVSGFAYLMLQQSRVTFTLTSTHLQQHLFKGGWVLRWANVDSIGICTQHQEGWHKPLPWIGIRIKDYGPYLDAICPRIATNILLSQRALLYIGAQQTSPKQEFEDIVLDSEPFVDERGIEYKGLLAMLANRMKHQREFYGYDVFIAEADLDRAAEDFVGLARRYQAAASRSEV, translated from the coding sequence ATGGACACATTACATCTTAGCAATCACCACTACACTTGGGATTCACCTACCGTTAAGGTATTGGCGGCGATAGGTGCATTGGTCTGTTTTTGTTTCCTTTTGCTTTCACCATCATGGGAGCATGCTTGGCTGTTTATTGCCATCTTTACTGGCGTGTCGGGCTTTGCTTACTTGATGTTGCAGCAGAGCCGAGTGACCTTTACATTAACCAGCACACACCTCCAACAACACCTGTTCAAAGGCGGCTGGGTGTTGCGCTGGGCAAATGTCGACAGCATAGGGATCTGCACGCAGCATCAAGAAGGCTGGCATAAACCCCTTCCTTGGATTGGCATTCGCATCAAAGACTATGGCCCCTACCTCGATGCCATTTGCCCACGTATCGCCACCAACATCTTACTGAGCCAGCGCGCGCTGCTCTATATCGGCGCACAACAAACTTCGCCGAAACAAGAGTTCGAAGACATTGTGCTCGACTCTGAACCATTCGTGGACGAACGCGGGATAGAGTACAAAGGATTGTTGGCAATGCTCGCCAATCGTATGAAACATCAAAGAGAGTTTTACGGGTACGATGTATTTATCGCTGAAGCGGATTTAGATAGAGCGGCAGAAGACTTTGTGGGGTTGGCTCGCCGCTACCAAGCAGCGGCAAGCCGGAGTGAGGTTTAG
- a CDS encoding IS1182 family transposase, which produces MLQKPSPQQYELEMVTMEQLVPQNHLVRKIDNAIDFEFIRDEVAHLYCKDNGRPPVDPVRLFKIILLGYLFGIKSERQLVKEIEVNVAYRWFLRMSLTEKVIHASTLSQNRIRRFNGTDVFERIFNNIVLQAMEKGLVAGQELFTDSTHLKANANKNKHMNRLRPVSAGAYLDMLNEDVAADRESEGKNPFKETPPKTDVKNTKVSTTDPESGFMTRDNKPQGFFYLDHRTVDGKHGIIVDTYATPGNVNDSQPYIRRLDHTLEQFNLNPIAVGIDAGYFTAPVAESLERRSILGVFGYRRPSRTKNKFKKKDFKYQKETDTYRCPEGQELIYKTTTRAGYRSYASDPKQCAFCPVRDDCTKSENMQKVITRHLYSETVERANQMRLSSYGKKTYRRRSETVERSFADAKQHHGHRYARYRGLAKVQMQCWLAAAAQNIKKIALVVSYLRKMGLNKAEISQILASVCRFKPYSLQNAI; this is translated from the coding sequence ATGCTTCAAAAACCTTCTCCTCAGCAATACGAACTCGAAATGGTAACCATGGAACAGCTCGTTCCACAGAATCATCTCGTTCGTAAAATTGATAATGCCATCGACTTCGAGTTCATCAGAGACGAAGTGGCACATCTATACTGCAAAGATAATGGCCGCCCACCCGTAGACCCTGTGCGTTTATTCAAAATCATTCTGCTTGGCTACCTATTCGGCATCAAAAGTGAGCGCCAACTGGTCAAAGAAATTGAAGTGAACGTCGCTTATCGTTGGTTCTTACGAATGTCACTGACCGAAAAAGTTATCCATGCTTCGACGTTAAGCCAGAACCGAATTCGACGCTTCAATGGTACTGACGTCTTTGAGCGCATCTTCAACAACATAGTGCTTCAAGCGATGGAGAAAGGCTTAGTCGCAGGACAGGAGCTCTTCACTGACAGTACACACCTTAAAGCCAATGCTAACAAGAACAAGCACATGAATCGTCTGCGTCCAGTTAGTGCAGGCGCTTATCTTGATATGCTGAATGAAGATGTGGCTGCAGACCGAGAATCTGAAGGTAAAAATCCATTCAAAGAGACGCCACCAAAGACAGACGTCAAAAACACTAAAGTCAGCACCACCGACCCTGAAAGTGGCTTTATGACACGAGACAATAAGCCTCAAGGCTTCTTCTATCTTGACCACCGAACCGTGGATGGTAAGCACGGTATCATCGTAGACACATACGCAACACCGGGGAATGTGAATGACTCACAGCCCTATATCCGTCGTCTCGATCACACACTAGAGCAGTTCAACCTCAATCCTATCGCAGTTGGTATCGATGCAGGTTACTTCACTGCGCCTGTTGCTGAATCACTCGAGCGCCGCAGTATATTAGGTGTGTTCGGGTATCGCCGCCCATCAAGAACTAAGAACAAATTTAAGAAGAAAGACTTCAAATACCAAAAAGAGACCGATACCTATCGCTGTCCAGAAGGGCAAGAACTTATCTATAAAACCACAACACGCGCAGGCTATCGCTCATACGCTTCAGACCCGAAACAATGTGCGTTTTGCCCCGTTCGGGACGACTGTACTAAGAGTGAAAATATGCAGAAGGTCATAACGCGTCACCTTTATAGTGAGACGGTGGAGCGAGCCAATCAAATGCGACTCTCTAGCTACGGAAAGAAGACGTATCGGAGGCGAAGTGAAACAGTAGAACGAAGCTTCGCCGATGCAAAACAACACCATGGCCACCGTTACGCGCGCTACCGCGGTCTCGCAAAAGTGCAAATGCAATGTTGGTTAGCCGCTGCCGCTCAAAACATCAAGAAGATAGCGTTGGTGGTGAGCTATCTGCGAAAAATGGGCCTAAATAAGGCAGAAATAAGTCAAATACTAGCCTCTGTATGCCGATTTAAGCCTTACTCACTTCAGAACGCTATCTAA
- a CDS encoding BCCT family transporter, which translates to MTKGIDKYSIDSTDYTIGQDNVQKWGFDVHNPVFGISAGFIALLLVLTVIVDAETAKTALDGIKWSIINKFDWLFMWSGNIFVIFCLGLILTPFGKIRLGGTDAVADYSFMSWLAMLFAAGMGIGLMFWSVAEPVAYFTGWYETPLGVEANTEQARELAMGAVMFHWGLHPWAIYGVVALSLAFFTYNKGLPLSMRSIFYPILGDRAWGWAGHIVDILAVLATLFGLATSLGLGAQQAASGIQHVFGIEAGMTLQIIVIAVVTMLAVVSVLRGIDGGVKVISNINMIVAFLLLILVALIGYAVTFAAIPDTLFAYLKNIIPLSNPHGREDEAWMHGWTVFYWAWWISWSPFVGMFIARVSKGRTVREFITAVLIVPTTVTIVWMSVFGGLAIDQVVNQVGTLGANGLRDVPLAMFEMFDALPMGTLLSVIAVILVLVFFITSSDSGSLVIDSITAGGKVDAPVIQRVFWAFMEGAIAVALLWIGGSEAIAALQAGAISSALPFTVILLMMCVSLLMGMKTERY; encoded by the coding sequence ATGACAAAGGGTATTGATAAGTACAGTATTGATAGTACTGACTACACCATTGGACAGGATAATGTCCAAAAATGGGGGTTTGATGTTCACAACCCTGTTTTCGGAATTAGTGCAGGTTTTATCGCACTGCTTCTAGTACTGACCGTGATTGTTGATGCTGAAACAGCAAAGACCGCACTCGATGGTATTAAGTGGAGCATCATCAATAAATTTGACTGGCTATTTATGTGGTCAGGTAACATTTTCGTTATTTTCTGCTTAGGTTTGATATTAACTCCGTTTGGTAAGATCCGCTTGGGCGGTACCGATGCGGTTGCCGATTACTCATTTATGTCTTGGCTTGCGATGCTGTTTGCCGCTGGTATGGGTATTGGCCTGATGTTTTGGAGTGTGGCGGAGCCTGTCGCATACTTCACCGGTTGGTATGAAACCCCACTTGGCGTAGAAGCAAATACCGAACAAGCGAGAGAGCTTGCGATGGGTGCCGTTATGTTCCACTGGGGTCTGCACCCTTGGGCGATCTACGGTGTGGTAGCGTTATCACTGGCATTCTTCACATATAACAAAGGTCTGCCTCTCTCAATGCGCTCGATTTTCTATCCAATTTTGGGTGATAGAGCTTGGGGTTGGGCTGGTCACATTGTTGATATTTTAGCGGTACTTGCGACGCTCTTTGGTCTTGCAACGTCACTTGGCCTAGGTGCACAACAAGCGGCGAGTGGTATTCAACACGTATTCGGTATTGAAGCGGGAATGACGCTGCAGATTATTGTTATCGCAGTCGTGACCATGCTTGCGGTCGTATCGGTATTGCGTGGTATTGATGGCGGTGTAAAAGTCATCAGTAACATCAACATGATTGTGGCCTTCTTGTTGCTCATTTTGGTAGCGCTTATTGGTTATGCAGTGACGTTTGCAGCGATTCCAGACACCTTGTTTGCTTACCTAAAGAACATCATCCCACTCAGTAACCCTCATGGTCGTGAAGACGAAGCTTGGATGCACGGCTGGACCGTATTCTATTGGGCATGGTGGATTTCATGGTCCCCATTCGTAGGTATGTTTATTGCTCGTGTATCTAAGGGTCGTACCGTACGTGAATTTATTACTGCAGTTCTGATTGTTCCAACGACAGTAACGATTGTTTGGATGTCTGTGTTCGGTGGCTTGGCTATCGATCAAGTGGTCAACCAAGTCGGTACCTTAGGCGCGAATGGTCTGCGCGATGTGCCGTTGGCGATGTTTGAAATGTTTGATGCACTGCCAATGGGTACTCTGCTTTCAGTCATTGCTGTGATTCTGGTGTTAGTATTCTTTATCACCTCTTCAGACTCAGGCTCGTTGGTCATTGATAGCATTACCGCTGGTGGTAAAGTTGATGCGCCAGTTATTCAACGTGTTTTCTGGGCATTCATGGAAGGTGCTATTGCAGTCGCATTGCTGTGGATCGGTGGCTCAGAGGCCATTGCAGCCTTGCAAGCGGGGGCGATTTCCTCGGCATTGCCATTTACTGTTATCTTGCTCATGATGTGTGTGAGTTTGCTAATGGGTATGAAAACAGAGCGATACTAG
- a CDS encoding MarR family winged helix-turn-helix transcriptional regulator yields the protein MEKHEEVLVALRQIIRAIDLHSKKLKKQCGLTGPQLILMNTIRDMGDVTIRELSNSTNISQATATTIIDRLEAQEYVMRVRSQQDKRKVHAVLTEKGEEVLKNSPPPLQDNFVQKFQALESWEQTLLLSSIQRISLMMNADDLDAAPVLQLDSNISKN from the coding sequence TTGGAAAAACATGAAGAAGTTCTAGTGGCGCTACGCCAAATCATTCGGGCCATCGACTTACATTCAAAAAAGCTTAAGAAGCAGTGTGGTTTGACAGGGCCGCAACTGATCCTCATGAATACGATCCGAGATATGGGGGATGTGACCATTCGTGAGTTGTCGAACTCCACTAATATTAGCCAAGCGACCGCTACGACGATTATTGATCGTTTGGAAGCCCAGGAATATGTGATGCGTGTTCGCAGTCAGCAAGATAAGCGAAAAGTTCATGCGGTGTTGACTGAAAAAGGCGAAGAAGTATTGAAAAATTCGCCCCCACCTTTGCAAGATAACTTTGTACAAAAGTTTCAAGCGCTGGAAAGCTGGGAGCAGACGTTACTGTTGTCGTCGATTCAACGTATTTCCCTAATGATGAATGCTGATGATCTTGATGCAGCTCCCGTTCTGCAGCTTGATAGCAATATTTCAAAAAACTGA
- a CDS encoding TRAP transporter small permease subunit, whose amino-acid sequence MRSLIYIERLFNKVADALGWLSSILFLLLLANVVYDVVMRYVFNDVSIAFQEMEWHLFSAVFLLGVPYAIKAGGHVRVDVFYERLSIKAQAIIDLLGTFIFLFPFCLLVAWYGIDFAKESFALGETSGDPGGLPYRWIIKAMIPLSFLFMAIAGCGLVLHSLNKLFNPHLMYAKPSDAKE is encoded by the coding sequence ATGCGTAGTTTAATTTATATTGAAAGACTGTTTAACAAGGTAGCCGATGCGCTCGGCTGGCTATCAAGTATTCTTTTTCTTCTTCTTTTAGCAAACGTGGTTTATGACGTTGTCATGCGCTACGTATTTAATGATGTTTCGATTGCCTTCCAAGAGATGGAATGGCACCTGTTTTCAGCCGTGTTCTTGCTAGGCGTACCTTACGCCATCAAAGCGGGCGGGCATGTTCGAGTCGACGTGTTTTATGAGCGTCTATCTATCAAAGCACAGGCGATTATTGACCTATTAGGCACCTTTATTTTCCTATTCCCATTTTGCCTTTTGGTTGCTTGGTACGGTATCGATTTTGCCAAAGAGAGTTTTGCGCTTGGCGAGACCTCGGGCGACCCGGGTGGTCTGCCGTATCGCTGGATTATCAAGGCGATGATCCCACTGTCATTTTTGTTTATGGCCATCGCCGGCTGTGGATTGGTGCTTCATTCTTTGAACAAGCTTTTTAATCCGCATTTAATGTACGCAAAACCTTCCGACGCTAAAGAATAA
- a CDS encoding MarR family transcriptional regulator produces the protein MRLAHKRKVQAKLQKRIKAVVANTAAATKTAKPVVAKAPVVETATATKKVDVALTPKQQQVLDIVANNAEGINPKGIGLAAGQEDAKAASWATGALKKLLEEGLVAKEQLAGNKVIYKAL, from the coding sequence ATGAGACTTGCTCATAAGCGCAAAGTGCAAGCAAAATTGCAAAAGCGTATTAAAGCGGTAGTTGCCAACACAGCCGCTGCAACAAAAACAGCAAAGCCTGTTGTAGCGAAAGCACCTGTAGTTGAAACCGCAACTGCGACAAAAAAAGTTGATGTAGCCCTAACTCCTAAACAGCAACAAGTGCTAGACATCGTTGCTAACAATGCTGAAGGCATCAACCCGAAAGGTATCGGCTTGGCTGCTGGCCAAGAAGATGCGAAAGCAGCCTCTTGGGCAACTGGCGCTCTTAAGAAACTTCTTGAAGAAGGTTTGGTAGCTAAAGAGCAGCTAGCGGGCAACAAAGTGATCTACAAAGCGCTATAA
- a CDS encoding TRAP transporter substrate-binding protein: MSLIKKSVSRVMKSTAIVAATCLAFVAGNASADDKVYRLKLAETWGPNFPIFGDATKNMAKMAEEMSNGRLQIRIDSSNKHKAPFGVFDMVKSGQYDMGHSASYYWKGKVPNTLYFTTMPFGMTAPEQYAWFYHGGGMQLMEKVYDPHNLLSFPGGNTDVQMGGWFQKEINSVEDLQGLKMRIPGFAGEILAEVGAKPTNIASGELYTSLERRTIDALEWVGPSLDLRMGFHKIAPYYYTGWHEPATELQFLVNKRTWNKLPDDLKAILQIAMKTAAYDMYIQSTHESGKNWATIQTDYPDVKVKDFPKEVMDALRDANDKLLKQHAEKDELAKEIQASQSAYLEQVRSWTDIASKAYLNKFDD, translated from the coding sequence ATGAGTCTAATCAAGAAATCAGTATCACGTGTCATGAAGAGCACGGCCATCGTAGCGGCAACCTGCCTGGCGTTTGTTGCCGGTAATGCCAGCGCTGACGATAAAGTCTATCGCCTAAAACTTGCAGAAACTTGGGGGCCAAATTTCCCAATTTTTGGTGATGCAACGAAGAACATGGCGAAAATGGCCGAGGAAATGTCTAACGGTCGTCTGCAAATTCGTATCGATTCATCTAACAAACACAAGGCGCCATTCGGTGTGTTTGATATGGTGAAATCTGGTCAGTACGACATGGGCCACTCTGCGTCTTACTACTGGAAAGGCAAGGTGCCAAATACGCTCTACTTTACGACTATGCCTTTCGGTATGACGGCACCTGAGCAATACGCATGGTTCTATCACGGCGGTGGTATGCAGTTAATGGAAAAAGTGTACGACCCGCATAACTTGCTGTCTTTCCCTGGCGGTAACACTGACGTTCAGATGGGCGGTTGGTTCCAAAAGGAAATCAACAGTGTTGAAGACTTACAAGGCCTGAAAATGCGTATCCCTGGCTTTGCGGGTGAAATCCTAGCAGAGGTAGGAGCTAAGCCTACGAACATCGCATCGGGTGAGCTGTATACATCATTAGAGCGTCGCACGATTGACGCGCTAGAGTGGGTAGGTCCTTCGCTTGACCTTCGCATGGGCTTCCACAAGATTGCGCCATACTACTACACAGGTTGGCATGAGCCAGCAACAGAGCTTCAATTCCTAGTTAACAAACGTACTTGGAATAAGCTGCCTGATGATCTAAAAGCGATTCTGCAAATTGCAATGAAGACAGCCGCGTACGATATGTACATCCAATCGACTCATGAAAGTGGTAAGAACTGGGCGACTATCCAAACGGATTACCCAGACGTGAAAGTGAAAGACTTCCCGAAAGAGGTAATGGATGCACTTCGCGATGCCAACGACAAACTGCTTAAGCAGCACGCTGAAAAAGATGAATTGGCGAAAGAGATCCAAGCATCACAATCGGCTTACCTAGAGCAAGTGCGTTCTTGGACTGATATTGCGTCGAAAGCGTACCTTAACAAGTTCGACGACTAA
- a CDS encoding MBL fold metallo-hydrolase, whose protein sequence is MSLKYQIVPVTTFAQNCSIVWCDETMKGIVVDPGGDVKQLLALVEQLGVSVEKLVLTHGHLDHVGGTVEMSESLKVDIIGPHKADNFWLQGLEGQSQMFGWPLTEAFEPTQWLDEGDVVTFGNQSLSVYHTPGHTPGHVCLFNEETKVAFVGDVLFNGSIGRTDFPQGDHATLINSIKTKLWPLGNDVKFVPGHGPESTFGRERVSNPYVADEMPLY, encoded by the coding sequence ATGAGTCTTAAGTATCAAATCGTACCGGTTACCACCTTCGCGCAAAACTGCTCTATCGTATGGTGTGATGAAACCATGAAAGGTATTGTGGTTGATCCAGGTGGTGACGTGAAACAGTTGCTGGCTCTGGTTGAACAGCTTGGTGTATCGGTTGAAAAGCTGGTCCTGACTCACGGTCACCTTGATCATGTTGGTGGAACGGTAGAGATGTCTGAGTCGCTAAAAGTGGACATTATCGGCCCGCACAAAGCGGATAACTTCTGGCTACAGGGTTTAGAAGGCCAGAGCCAAATGTTCGGTTGGCCGTTAACGGAAGCGTTTGAGCCAACTCAATGGCTAGATGAAGGCGATGTAGTGACGTTTGGCAATCAATCGTTAAGCGTCTATCACACGCCGGGTCATACTCCTGGTCATGTTTGCTTGTTTAATGAAGAAACTAAGGTCGCGTTTGTCGGTGATGTGCTGTTCAATGGCAGTATTGGTCGTACGGATTTCCCACAAGGTGATCATGCAACACTGATCAACTCGATCAAAACCAAGCTATGGCCACTGGGTAATGATGTGAAATTTGTACCTGGCCATGGTCCAGAGTCGACGTTCGGTCGTGAGCGTGTGTCTAATCCGTACGTTGCTGACGAGATGCCTCTTTACTAA
- a CDS encoding cache domain-containing protein has product MPLKAKLILLTLIPLVIVTASVSWITLYQAKALGEKEISIFRESLIRTKEAALKDSVELAFDAIGQAYLDPTLSEQEAQYEVKAILNRLRYGTDGYFFAYDKNGTNLVHPILPELVGRDLLKLQDQDGDYLIEALLFQAQAGGGFHQYLWQKPSSGETVTKLSYAAWLDKWEWMIGTGLYIEDVAQEVAVLRAAIDKNIETTMFSIVTIFAVTVAVIIVLTLAINWHEHKLADKNLKELAHKTVMFQEDERKHLARELHDGVNQLLVSSKCHLELMDTGSVDERSMDHLKQSQTSLSEAIMEVRRISHHLRPSALDDIGLEAAITTLLQDFKNYSMADTNLVLDANTPKLKSEVATTLYRVVQESLNNIEKHASATEVTVFLKQFGDVLQLMVSDNGVGFNVNSAMNSRGIGLRNMRERVEFIGAEFELISEYGKGTEITVLLKVEGAV; this is encoded by the coding sequence ATGCCGTTAAAAGCCAAGCTTATCCTATTGACCTTGATACCGCTGGTTATTGTGACCGCAAGCGTCAGTTGGATAACTCTTTATCAAGCGAAAGCGTTGGGTGAAAAGGAAATCAGCATTTTTCGCGAGAGTTTGATTCGCACCAAAGAAGCGGCATTGAAAGACAGTGTTGAGCTGGCGTTTGATGCGATTGGTCAAGCCTACCTTGACCCTACCTTATCGGAGCAAGAAGCGCAGTATGAGGTGAAAGCGATTTTAAACCGTCTCCGCTACGGCACCGACGGTTATTTCTTTGCCTATGATAAAAATGGCACCAACCTCGTACACCCCATACTTCCAGAGTTGGTCGGCCGCGACCTACTTAAACTGCAAGACCAAGATGGTGATTATCTTATTGAAGCGTTGCTGTTTCAGGCTCAGGCTGGAGGCGGCTTCCACCAATACTTGTGGCAAAAGCCATCGAGCGGGGAGACGGTGACCAAGCTTAGCTATGCGGCCTGGCTCGACAAATGGGAATGGATGATCGGCACGGGACTTTACATTGAAGATGTCGCTCAAGAAGTGGCGGTGCTTCGTGCGGCCATCGACAAAAATATTGAAACCACCATGTTTTCCATTGTCACCATTTTTGCTGTTACGGTGGCGGTGATTATTGTGTTAACACTGGCGATCAATTGGCATGAGCATAAATTGGCGGACAAAAACCTCAAGGAGCTCGCTCATAAGACAGTGATGTTTCAGGAGGATGAGCGTAAACATCTCGCTCGTGAGCTGCATGATGGTGTCAATCAACTGTTGGTGTCGAGCAAGTGCCACTTAGAATTGATGGACACGGGCAGCGTTGATGAGCGCTCTATGGATCATCTCAAGCAATCGCAGACATCGTTGTCTGAAGCGATTATGGAAGTCAGACGAATATCCCACCACCTAAGGCCAAGTGCGTTAGATGACATTGGACTTGAAGCGGCTATTACGACTTTGCTGCAAGACTTTAAAAACTATTCGATGGCCGACACTAACTTAGTGCTGGATGCTAATACGCCCAAACTGAAATCGGAAGTGGCAACTACACTGTATCGAGTAGTACAGGAATCGTTAAATAATATTGAGAAGCATGCCAGTGCGACGGAAGTGACGGTATTTCTGAAGCAATTTGGTGATGTGCTGCAATTGATGGTGTCCGACAATGGTGTCGGTTTCAATGTGAACAGTGCGATGAATAGCCGCGGGATTGGGCTACGCAACATGCGTGAGCGAGTGGAATTTATTGGTGCTGAGTTTGAGCTGATTAGTGAATACGGTAAAGGAACGGAAATAACCGTGTTGTTGAAGGTAGAAGGAGCGGTGTGA